CAATACAAATACAATCAAAAGTAAAGCTGAGTTGGAAAGTTTGTTAGACTCAAATGAAGAATTCGAATACGTTAATCTATCTAGCTTTAATAAATTAAAAGAGATTATTGTTAATGAAAAGGGTATTAAAAAATCAATAGTTGAAGCAGATCTAGCTATAGCTGAAACAGGCACTATTGTAATCAATAACAAAAATGAACTGTTAAGAAGGGCTACGTCTCTATCTGAAGAATTGTGTATAGTTATTCCAAAATCGAAAATTGTAGATACGATAGAAGATACAGAAAATTTTATGCACTCGCTAACAGAAGAAGAGTCAGCTTATATAACTTTTATCACCGGTGCAAGTAGAACCGCTGATATAGAACTTATATTGGCTATGGGTGTTCACGGTCCCTTAAAAGTAAACGTTTTTATTATATTAGATATGTAGAGAAAAATATGGATTTTAAATACGATTTAAAGAAAAACATTAAAACAGCCCTGGACGATTCAACCCTTCGCAATAATCTAAAAACATTTTCATACAACATAAAAAACGCTTATAAAAAAGTTTATAAAAATTTAGATTTTGATCACTTAAGAAAAGAAGTAAATCAAATAAAAGATTTTACCAGAAAAGAGAGACTCGAACTTTTTCTTGAATTTAAAAATAATGTAGAAAAAGAAGGTTCTTTTGTATACCAGGCAAAGAATGCAGCTGATGCCTGTATTTATATAACTTCTGTTTGCAAATCAAATAACGCCGACTATGTAGTAAAAACAAAATCAATGACTGCTGAAGAAATACAATTAAATAAGTACTTAGAACAAAATGGTGTTCATCCTATAGAAACCGATCTTGGCGAATGGATACTTCAGCTTGCCAATGAAAGACCATCTCATATGGTAGCTCCCGCTATTCATAAAAACAGAAGACAAGTGGCTGAATTGTTTCGCAAATACACAGGTGAAAATATCGATGACAATGACATAGAAAAGATGGTAAAAATCGCCAGAAAANNNNNNNNNNAAATATTTAAGAGAATACTATTTTAAAGCAAAAGTTGGCATTACAGGAGCTAATATAGCAGTAGCTGAAACGGGCACTATTGCATTATTTACTAACGAAGGCAATGCGGAACTTACCACCACTATACCACCTATTCATATAGTCTTATTAGGCTATGACAAGCTTGTAAAAAACTTTAACCAGGCTTTTAAAATAACAAGGGTACTACCTAAAAATGCTGCGGGGCAAATAATGGCTACTTATGTAACTTGGATAAAAGGTCGATACCCGTCTCTTGCAAATCCAACTGGTTATAAAGAGACTCATTATGTTTTTTTGGATAATGGTCGACTTGCCCTATCGGATAATCCAATCTCTAAAGAAGCTTTAAAATGCATAAGATGTGGTTCTTGCGCTAATGTGTGTCCTGTATATGGTGTAGTCGGTGGTCATGTGTTTGGTGATATTTATACAGGACCAATTGGTGTTGTAAATACAGTTTTGTATGGCAATGAAATAAAGGCAAAAGAATTGCTTAAAATGTGTATTGGTTGTAAAGCATGTTCAAGTATTTGTCCTGCCGGGATAGATATTCAAAAGCTTATCTCGGATCTTAATATTGGATTAAGTGAAAAATACAAAACAACTTCTATCAAAAACGTTTTATATTCAAATGTTCTGGGGTATCCT
This is a stretch of genomic DNA from Desulfurella sp.. It encodes these proteins:
- a CDS encoding LUD domain-containing protein, with product MDTVDRFIYYSELVGNTNTIKSKAELESLLDSNEEFEYVNLSSFNKLKEIIVNEKGIKKSIVEADLAIAETGTIVINNKNELLRRATSLSEELCIVIPKSKIVDTIEDTENFMHSLTEEESAYITFITGASRTADIELILAMGVHGPLKVNVFIILDM
- a CDS encoding LUD domain-containing protein, translating into MDFKYDLKKNIKTALDDSTLRNNLKTFSYNIKNAYKKVYKNLDFDHLRKEVNQIKDFTRKERLELFLEFKNNVEKEGSFVYQAKNAADACIYITSVCKSNNADYVVKTKSMTAEEIQLNKYLEQNGVHPIETDLGEWILQLANERPSHMVAPAIHKNRRQVAELFRKYTGENIDDNDIEKMVKIARK